TCGGCATTTTTAAAAAAACACTAGTAAAAATTACTAATACGAAGGTTGGCTTTATACAAGTATTTGAAAAATAAGGGTTTTTTTATCCTTTATGTTAAAGTCTCAATTTCTTATTGCTGAAGAATAGTTAAAATACTAAAACAGTTGGATACTTCCATAGATGTAGATGGCAACCTCCTGAATACGGGAGTCATAGTATGTTGTTAAGACCCTTTTACATCCACTACAGATATACCTTTTTCTCTCTTATTTTAAGAATAATATTACCTTCTCTATGTCGCCATTTTTCCTTATTTTAAATATCTCAGCACAAAAAATCCTTGACATCCTAATAACTCTGTAAGATAATCTTTTGGTTTAAATTCTTAAATATTATTTACCCATTATATTCCGTGAAGATATATTCCGTAAAGAAAAGAGCCTTTTTAAACTTCTTTTTTACTTCATCTGGTTTTTCTAACCCCCTCATTGCAAAAATTACATCTTGAGGAAGGTCTATCCTTATTTGCTCAGTTTTGCTTGTTGCCATTGTTTTAACCCCCATTTATAAATGTTTATATTTTATCATAACTTTGTATTTTCTGCTATTTTAATTACCCTATCCTCTGTTACTATTTTATCAATCCTTATATCCTTTGGTGTATTTGGGATTTTATTTACTATCTGAAGGGAAAATGCAAGTCCTATTTTTTTACAAAAAAGCAAGGGAAGGAGCCTGTCATAGTATCCTCTGCCATACCCAATCCTAAATCCCCTTTTATCAAATGCAATCCCTGGGACAATTACAAGCTCAATATCATCTAATTTAACAGGGTTTTTAGTAATAGGCTCAAGGATTCCACAATAGCCTGGTTTTACCTCATCAAGGCTTTTTATTTCAAATATTTCAAGTTTTTCTCCAGATACCTTTGGAAGAAATATCCTTTTTTTACATTCTAAAATCATTATATCTGTTCTTACCTCAGAGCCGAACGAATAATAAAAAAGCACATTAGGGGTCTCTTTAAACTCTGGTAATGAAAATATCTTTTCTTTTATTTTTTTGCTTTTTTCAAGGATTTCTTCACTAGATTGGCTATCCCTAATCTTCGTGATGTTTTTTCTTATTTCATCCTTATTCATACGGGGAATTATGCTCCTTTAGGGACATTTTGTCAATCTATTCTTGACTAAAAATAAAAGAATTTGTTATTATTAAACAAATGAAATTAGGCTATATTTTGATACAAGGGATATTGTTTTTCTTTCTCTTCTCTCTTTTTCTTTCTTTATTCAACATCTCTCCCTGTATAAGCTTCCTTTATAACAAAATAGAGATAAGCGCCTATTTAAAAGATGGGGTTTCTTTGTCTTCCCTTCCTGCTCTTATGAAAAGGATAAATATGGCAAGGAAAGGAATTGAAATTAAATATCAATCAAAGGAGGAGGCATTAAAGGGGCTTGTTTCAAATGAGGTAGTCAATATTTTGGACAAAAACCCCATCCCTTCTTCATTAAAGATAAGGCTTTCTGAAAAGATAGAAAAGGCCGATTTTGATAAACTTATCTCTTTTCTTTCATCTATAGAAGGCATTGAAAAGATAAGCTATTCAAAAGAAGATGTTGAATTTTTGTCAAAGATGAAGAATAGGTTTTTAAAGGTTTTCCTTTGGATTTGCGGAATTTATTCCCTTTGTCTAATTATTATCCTTGTTTTTCTTTCCTTGATTGATGCAAAGCTCTATAAAGAAGAGAGAGAAATTTTATACCTTTCTGGAAGGACAAAGTGGTCTCTTTTTCTTTCTTCCCTTATATCTTCTATGGTTAATGGGCTTTTTAGCTCTTTAATTGCCCTTATTTTTCTTTTTCTAGGATATACACTTTTTGTAAATAGTGGGATTTCCTCTTCCTTTGAAATAGCCTTTTTCTCTTTTGATATTATATTAAGCCTTTTAGGATGCGGAATCCTTTTGGGATTTCTTACAAAAATCCCTGTTATTTTTGTCTTTTAAGAATTATAGAATGGTATTCCTGAATAGATTTCACATCCCTTTTTTCCTTCTTTAAAGCCAATATTCCAGAGGCTGTTGCCAATGCTCCATCAGATGTTGTAACAATAGGTATTGAAAGGGAAAGGGCTGTTGTTCTTATTTTTACCTCATCTTTATGTGCTTTTTTACCAGATGGTATATTTATAACCAAAGAAATTAAGCCCTTCCTCATCATATCAACGATATCTGGCTTTCCCTCTCCTACCTTAAAGATCTTTTCTACAAAAATGCCATTTTTTTCTAGGAAATCACCTGTATTTCTTGTTGCAATAATGCTAAACCCTAGCTCTAAAAATAGCCTGGAGGTTTTTAATATATTTGGCTTTTCCCTATCAGGGACACTTACAAAAACCCTGCCAGATTCGGGCATAATTTGTCCTGCGGCAATTTGACTCTTTGCATATGCACAGGAAAAGCTATCTGCAATACCCATAACCTCACCCGTTGACTTCATCTCAGGGCCTAGTATGCAATCTGTTCCATAAAACCTTGTAAATGGAAAAACAGATTCCTTTACAGCAAAGTAAGAAGGTATAATTTCATCTATAAAGCCAAGCTCTTTAAGGCTTTTTCCAAGCATAACCTTTACAGCAAGGCTTGCCAAAGATACACCTATAGCCTTGCTGATAAATGGAATTGTCCTTGATGCCCTTGGATTTACCTCTAAAATATAAATCTCTTCTTCCTTTACAGCAAATTGAATGTTAATAAGCCCAATAACATTAAGGGATAGGGCAATCCTCTTTGTATTTTCCTTAATTTCTTCAATAATTTCTTTTTTTAATGTATGTGGAGGAAGAACCATTGCAGAATCTCCAGAATGAATTCCAGCCCTTTCAATATGCTCCATAACACCACCAATTACAACGCTATTTCCATCAGATATTGCATCTACATCAACCTCTATTGCATCTTCAAGGAATTTATCAATAAGGATAGGCCGAGAAGAAGATACCTTAATTGCCTTTTCAATGTAGCCTTTAACATCATCCTCATCATATGCAATCTCCATTGCCCTGCCACCTAATACATAGGATGGACGAAGAAGGACAGGAAAACCAAGTTTTTTTGCGATTGTTTTTGCATCTTCAATAGATTTGGCATAACCATTTGGGGGTTGTTTTAAAGAAAGGGATTTTACAAGCTCTGAAAACCTCTCCCTATCCTCTGCAATAT
The genomic region above belongs to bacterium and contains:
- a CDS encoding permease-like cell division protein FtsX; this encodes MKLGYILIQGILFFFLFSLFLSLFNISPCISFLYNKIEISAYLKDGVSLSSLPALMKRINMARKGIEIKYQSKEEALKGLVSNEVVNILDKNPIPSSLKIRLSEKIEKADFDKLISFLSSIEGIEKISYSKEDVEFLSKMKNRFLKVFLWICGIYSLCLIIILVFLSLIDAKLYKEEREILYLSGRTKWSLFLSSLISSMVNGLFSSLIALIFLFLGYTLFVNSGISSSFEIAFFSFDIILSLLGCGILLGFLTKIPVIFVF
- a CDS encoding 5-formyltetrahydrofolate cyclo-ligase, whose amino-acid sequence is MNKDEIRKNITKIRDSQSSEEILEKSKKIKEKIFSLPEFKETPNVLFYYSFGSEVRTDIMILECKKRIFLPKVSGEKLEIFEIKSLDEVKPGYCGILEPITKNPVKLDDIELVIVPGIAFDKRGFRIGYGRGYYDRLLPLLFCKKIGLAFSLQIVNKIPNTPKDIRIDKIVTEDRVIKIAENTKL